The region CTCTTGTGCTATTTCTGTTGGCTGTCCTAGAGTCGCAGAAACAGCAGCTTGGGCAGTGGCCAGATCTGTATCGAAAGAAATGGATCGAGCTTTGCCAGACTGCTCTTCGATGACTAACAAGCCCTCTCCAGACAGGGCGAGAACTAAGTCTGCCGAGCCTTCTGCTGATGCCTCAACTGCGCCATCCGTGGCAGACTCCCTCTCGACAGATGTAGAGTCTGAACGTTCTAACGGCTGCTGAGATAGCTCTGGGATATCATTATCAGCACCTCCAGAGTTCTCATCACTACAGGCCATCATCGGCAACATGAGAAATAGATTCAAGGGCAAGAGCATCAAGAATCTGTTTGGTCTAGGCATAGTCCTTACAAGAGTAAGAGGTTGATCAGAAAGATATTGCAAATCTCATTCAATATGTAGCAGTTTATACGTCTGAGTGAGGACAACCTGACTTTATCGCGGTACACATATTGATTAGGGCATAAAAATGGCTGAGCCCCATCTGTGCTAAAGAAGGGCTGTTCTGACTCCGCCGGGTGCTGCTTGGCATAGTGTTCGGCCTTTGGGTGCCCTTATCAGCTATCTGGCGACAATACTAGCGACACGAGCATGCGCTTGCCCTGTGCCTGCAGCCAAAGAAATTGACGGTACAAAGAGACGCAGGCTAAACTGTGACCCTTCAGTCACATGACTGTTCGGTCACAGCTCTACGCAAGCCATGCCCACCCAAACCTTTTTCAATCTTCCGGACAACAAGCGTCAGAAATTCGTTGAGATTGCGATCTCAGAATTCGCGCGTCATGACTACAACAGTGCTTCGATTACCAAAATTGTGGCGACGGCAAAAATCGCTAAGGGCAGCGTCTATCAATATTTCAAGGACAAAAAGGGACTCTACCTGTATCTGATTGAGTTTGCTACCGAAGAGAAGCTGACCTTCTTGAAAAATACAGAGCAACCCGAATCAGCAAATTTTTTCGACTATCTGCGGTGGCTGTTCCACGCCAGCGTTCTCTTCGATTTTGAACACCCGACGCTGAGTCAGTTGGTCTATCGGGCTAGGTATGGCACGCTGCCGTTTCGAGATCAGGTGCTAGCGCAAACCAAGAAAGCCTCTAGTGGCTATATTGAGCAACTCGTCGAGCGCGGCATTGCCCAGGGCGATATTGACCGCGATATTGAACCGGATCTCGCAACCTACATGGTCAACACGCTGGCCAGTGAGATCGGAAGCCTGATTTTCGACCGTTTAGAGATCGATCCACATCGCCTGGCTGAAGAAGGCCCCCTGGCTGACATTGATATGAAGGTAATTGAACAGATTTTTGATGAGTTGCTTCAAGTTCTCGAGCGAGGGATGGGGCGCAAAACTAAGCCATCAATGAAGCAAGCAAAGGCCCCATCTTCAGCAAAAACCTGAGCGCTTCTGACCCAAAATTCCCTATAGCCTTTCAGCTCTTTTACGGCATGGGCTAGGTCTTTGGTATTCACCGGACTGATTGTCTAATGTTCAGTCTCTTCTTTGCCATGCGTGGTGACTTGATGGCCTTATCCCGCGTGGCGTCGCTGCTGGCTGAGGCCACTAAGCGCACGCGAATGCAATTAAGCATGAATTGGCAAACCTAGGTTCATTCGCTAGAATGTGACCAGCTGGTCACGTGGCTGAAGGGTCATGTCGCCATTTAGCGTTTTAAGTTTCACAAGGTAACGACCATCATGGTTAGCATTAAGCGCTTCATCAAATCAATCCGGGACTACTACGCTGAAGGTCAGGTCGGAGACATTGCATTTTTAAAAATCAAGCTCTTGGGCCTGAGCGCGACGCCTGAACTCTTGGCTCAACTGCAAGACTTGGCAGGCTACGCCCCTGAAATCGATCTCGACGCGCTCAGTCAGCTTCCTAAAGGAACGTTGGGGTACGAGTATGCTCAGCACATGCACAAGAACGGGATCCTCCCTCTTGTCATCAGCCCCGATTTGCAGATAGAAGCTCAGCAAGCCCCCTTTGCGCTGCGCTATACCACTACCCACGATATGTTCCACGTGCTGCTGGGGTTCGATACTAGCTATGCCGGTGAAGTTGGAGTGTTTGCTTTTATGGCTGCTCAAAACTACAGCTCGTTCATCAATGCAGCTCTCCCTATTATGAGTAAGATTTATCCGCTGATCTTTTGGGGGCAGAGACAGTCAATGATTGCCAATATCCAGGCAGGAAAGGCGTTGGGTGAACAGGCCAAATGCCTACTGGCTTACCGCATTGAAGATCACTGGGCACGCCCAATTGCCGATATTCGCTCTGAATTAGGGCTGGTTCTTGAAGGGAGCGACTTGGCTCAGGACATGCAAGACAATCTCTTATACAAAGCGGCAGAAAGTATTGCCTGACATCTCTTCTAATAGATGTTTTCAGCCTAACTGAAGCATCCAAGCTGTTCAAGCACTGAGGAAAACCGCAATGACCAGTATTAAGCGCTTCATCAAAGCCTATAAAGACTACTTAACGGAAGGAGAGACCGGAGACGCTGCACTCCTCGAAAGCCAGCTTTATGGATTCGGCACCCATCCTGATCTGCTGAAACAACTGCAGGGGTTAGCAGACTACTATCCCACGATTGATTTAGAGCAACTCCGTCAACTCCCCAAAGGCACTTTAGGGCATGAATATGCCCAGCACATGCAGGACAACGGAATTCAACCGTTAGAAGTCAGTGATGATCTGAAAGAAGAAGCCAAGCGTCATCCTTTCGCGCTGCGCTACACCGTCACCCACGATATCTTTCACATTTTGCTAGGGTTTGATACCAGCTATTCTGGTGAAGCTGGCGTATTCGGGTTTACCGTGGGGCAGAACTATACAAAAACGCTGAATCTAACCTATCCTCTCATTAAGCTAATTCTCGTACTCATTAAGCCGTGGCAAGCGCAGGACATCTTGGCCAGCGCCCGCAGAGGTAAAAAACTGGGTGAGCAGGCGGACTGCTTGTTGGCCTATCCGTTTGAAGAAAACTGGACACGCTCCATTACCGATATCCGAGCTGAGTTAGGGTTAGTTTCAGGAGGCAAACCGTCAAAGCGATCGGCAAGGGAAATTGCGAATGTTCTGCCTAGCGCCGCAGCTTGATGCCCTAGCCTGAGGCCGTATCACCCAACCAAGGAGACTTCCATGCTTGAGTACCGCAATAACCCCACAGACAATATTGTTGAAATCATCGTTGAAGGCCAGCTGACGGAGGCAGACCTTGACCAGATTATCGCTCAGCTCAAGATTGACCTTGATAAGCACGGCAAGCTCAGGCTACTGGAAGAAATTCGCAGCTTTGAAGGCATCGACCCGATCGCACTCTGGAAAGATGCTCAGTTTGGGTTGACCCACGTGGATGACTTTACCCATGCGGCGGTGGTTGCCGAGGCTGAATGGGTACGGACCATTTCTGCGGCAGCAGACAACATTTTATCGGCTCAGGTAAAAGCCTTCGAACCCTCTCAAATTGAGGCCGCCCGGACCTGGCTGCAGATGGCGCCGGAGTTAGATCAGCTATCGGGCATGGAGTACAGGAGCAACGCTGAAAATAACGTTATCGAGATTATTGTCGAGGGCAAGATTACGGTGGCAGACTTTGATCGAATTGTGCCTTTGATCAAGACTGACTTGGCGAAGCATGGCAAGGTGAAAGTCCTAGAAGAAATCCGCAGCTTTGAGGGCATGGACCCGATGGCGCTGTGGCAAGATTTGCAGCAGGCCTACATGGTCAAAGACATCACCCATATCGCATTGGTGGCCGATGCCCAGTGGATGCGGACCATTGCGGAAGCCGTGAGCGCGATTTTCCCGGCTGAGATTAAGGCGTTTGAGCGATCGCAAATAGAAGCCGCGCGGACGTGGCTCGCAAATGCCTGATTAGAGAGGCGCAATGGTTCGTAGTTGTCAGATTAGAGTCGCCCAGCTGGCGCTCTACTCTCTTGATCTCGAAGCATCAGCAAGCAATCTCTTCCAGCTCAGGTCACCCGTTTTGGGATTTTGATGCCAGCGCAATAGGGCCGATGCAGGTTGCCCTAGTCCAATACCTGGTAGTCCGATGGCTTTGCGGGGGGCTTCCGTGGCTAAAGCAATCGCCTGTTCCACAGAGCAAATGCGCCAGCGGACGAGGTTCTGGACACCCTGCAGTAGCGATAGTGTTGTCCCCGAGAGGGTCCCATCCGGCAGACGAGCGGTCCCATTCTTCACTTCGATCTGCCGCGTATCCCAGGGATAAACGCCATCCGGGAGGCCCAGGGGAGAAAGAGCGTCACTGACTAGGAATAGTCTCTCAGGACTGGCCTGCAGTAAAAGCTTCAGCATTAACGGATCAATATGCTGGCCGTCGGCAATAAACCCGCACCAGACCTTTGGCTTCACTAGAGCTGCCGCTAACAGCCCTGGCTGGCGATGGTGGAGGCTGGGCATCGCGTTAAAGGCGTGGGTGACCATTGTGGCTCCCTTGTGAAACGCAGCCTCTGCCTGCTCTGCTGTTGCTTGAGAATGACCTAGGCTGACGATGATATTGCGATCGCAAAGATATGAAATCGCATCTCCCTCTACATCTAACTCGGGCGCTAACGTCATCACCTTAACGACATCTGCGTGTGGACCCAGCACCTGCTGCAGATCAGAGATTGTTAACGGCCGCAAATATTCTGCGGGATGAGCCCCTCTCTTTTCAAAATTGAGGCAGGGACCTTCGAGGTGGACCCCAAGAATTTTAGCCGTGGGCTGTGTGGATGAAGATGGGCCATGATTCACCACTGCCAGCGCTCGATGAATCTTTTCGACAGCGGTGGTCACAACGGTCGGCAAATAGCCATCGACACCCTGCCGCCAAAGCAATTGTCCAATTTCTTGAAGCTTCGGCTGATCGGCCTCTGTGAGATCAGGGAAGGCTAAACCCAAGGCACCATTGATTTGCAAATCAACGCCGCCCAAAGACAACCAGTCTTCTTCAAGATCAAGGTGGCTAAGGGCTAGGGGAGACTCAATACCAGTCAGCGGGTGGATGGCCTGAATAAGATTTTGCTGATCAACCCAAACCTGCTGCAGTCCTTGACAACCCGGAACCTGCGCTCGGTCAATACAAAGCTTCAGCATTGGTCGTTGATGCTAACTAGTTTGAACCGCTCCTGACGGGGGTGTTGAGTCCGCTGAGGCACCGCTGGCCTTCGTTTCTTCAACCGGTGATAGTTGAATGTGGTTTAACAGGGTGGTGACGAAGGCAAAGAGCAGGAAGGGTAGCGAAAGCACCAGGATCAATCCCCCGGTCAGAAAGGCGTAGACTGGATTTTGGTACATGGCGACGGAGGTTGCTAAGCTCAGGAAGATCACGATTAGCCAAATGATCACCTGCGCGTAGATATCGCCAAAGGTGAGGGTGCAACGAAATTGA is a window of Acaryochloris thomasi RCC1774 DNA encoding:
- a CDS encoding Coq4 family protein, which encodes MVSIKRFIKSIRDYYAEGQVGDIAFLKIKLLGLSATPELLAQLQDLAGYAPEIDLDALSQLPKGTLGYEYAQHMHKNGILPLVISPDLQIEAQQAPFALRYTTTHDMFHVLLGFDTSYAGEVGVFAFMAAQNYSSFINAALPIMSKIYPLIFWGQRQSMIANIQAGKALGEQAKCLLAYRIEDHWARPIADIRSELGLVLEGSDLAQDMQDNLLYKAAESIA
- a CDS encoding Coq4 family protein; the encoded protein is MTSIKRFIKAYKDYLTEGETGDAALLESQLYGFGTHPDLLKQLQGLADYYPTIDLEQLRQLPKGTLGHEYAQHMQDNGIQPLEVSDDLKEEAKRHPFALRYTVTHDIFHILLGFDTSYSGEAGVFGFTVGQNYTKTLNLTYPLIKLILVLIKPWQAQDILASARRGKKLGEQADCLLAYPFEENWTRSITDIRAELGLVSGGKPSKRSAREIANVLPSAAA
- a CDS encoding TetR/AcrR family transcriptional regulator — protein: MPTQTFFNLPDNKRQKFVEIAISEFARHDYNSASITKIVATAKIAKGSVYQYFKDKKGLYLYLIEFATEEKLTFLKNTEQPESANFFDYLRWLFHASVLFDFEHPTLSQLVYRARYGTLPFRDQVLAQTKKASSGYIEQLVERGIAQGDIDRDIEPDLATYMVNTLASEIGSLIFDRLEIDPHRLAEEGPLADIDMKVIEQIFDELLQVLERGMGRKTKPSMKQAKAPSSAKT
- the nagA gene encoding N-acetylglucosamine-6-phosphate deacetylase — protein: MLKLCIDRAQVPGCQGLQQVWVDQQNLIQAIHPLTGIESPLALSHLDLEEDWLSLGGVDLQINGALGLAFPDLTEADQPKLQEIGQLLWRQGVDGYLPTVVTTAVEKIHRALAVVNHGPSSSTQPTAKILGVHLEGPCLNFEKRGAHPAEYLRPLTISDLQQVLGPHADVVKVMTLAPELDVEGDAISYLCDRNIIVSLGHSQATAEQAEAAFHKGATMVTHAFNAMPSLHHRQPGLLAAALVKPKVWCGFIADGQHIDPLMLKLLLQASPERLFLVSDALSPLGLPDGVYPWDTRQIEVKNGTARLPDGTLSGTTLSLLQGVQNLVRWRICSVEQAIALATEAPRKAIGLPGIGLGQPASALLRWHQNPKTGDLSWKRLLADASRSRE
- a CDS encoding STAS/SEC14 domain-containing protein, with the protein product MLEYRNNPTDNIVEIIVEGQLTEADLDQIIAQLKIDLDKHGKLRLLEEIRSFEGIDPIALWKDAQFGLTHVDDFTHAAVVAEAEWVRTISAAADNILSAQVKAFEPSQIEAARTWLQMAPELDQLSGMEYRSNAENNVIEIIVEGKITVADFDRIVPLIKTDLAKHGKVKVLEEIRSFEGMDPMALWQDLQQAYMVKDITHIALVADAQWMRTIAEAVSAIFPAEIKAFERSQIEAARTWLANA